Proteins encoded within one genomic window of Humulus lupulus chromosome 1, drHumLupu1.1, whole genome shotgun sequence:
- the LOC133781655 gene encoding uncharacterized protein LOC133781655 encodes MFLSERFLARSAKNQANRRQLKYVTTQGTKSLAAKRHEYENPDAHVVDTWRDAHMRKSTKSFVNEAAQQDYEKMAAEVERSQNERQSQQQSEASLNVSGVDLSPNLSKHKLRHIVPI; translated from the exons atgtttttgagcgaaagatttttggctcgttccgctaaaaatcaagcaaacagaagacaactgaagtatgtaacaacacaaggcacaaagtcgttggcagctaagcgtcacgaatat gagaacccggatgcgcatgttgttgatacttggagggatgctcatatgagaaaatcgacaaaatcttttgtcaatgaggcagctcaacaagattat gaaaaaatggcggctgaggttgagaggtcacagaatgagaggcaaagtcaacagcagagtgaggcatctctaaatgtatctgGTGTTGATTTgtccccg AATCTTAGTAAGCATAAACTACgacatattgtcccaatatga
- the LOC133782198 gene encoding uncharacterized protein LOC133782198 has protein sequence MARYLRSTVPPTTLAWEQVKPADIEVIRKRLSEKFIYPEDNPVINDAMVRQMQKHLTDWRHTMKKHWVDVGGEVDNERAKSKPFVSITSSDWAILCDFWASDSHQCISKKNNEA, from the exons atggctcgttatttgcgtagcaccgtacccccaactacactagcttgggaacaagtaaaaccagctgatatcgaagttattcgaaagagactatct gaaaaattcatttatccagaagacaatccagtaatcaacgatgccatggtaagacaaatgcaaaaacatctgactgattggcgccacacgatgaagaaacactgggtagatgttggaggagaggtggacaatgagagagcgaagtcaaaaccttttgtgtcgattacttcttctgattgggcaattctgtgtgatttttgggcttctgattctcaccag tgtatatcgaagaaaaataatgaagcttga